In Streptomyces griseiscabiei, a single genomic region encodes these proteins:
- the lexA gene encoding transcriptional repressor LexA, with protein MEAVTTTSRSGRPPGIRTGDDGLTDRQRRIRNFIAESTEARGYPPSMREIGQAVGLSSTSSVAHQLTAMERKGALRRDPHRPRAYVVARTATSSTDASTIGPFPDVVHAPLVGRIAAGAPITAEQHVDDVFALPRRIVGDGDLFILTVSGNSMIDAQITDGDQVVVRSQPDANNGDIVAAMIDGEATVKRFKRNGAEVWLIPENKDYQPICGREATILGKVTAVMRRL; from the coding sequence ATGGAGGCTGTCACCACAACGAGCCGCAGCGGGCGCCCACCGGGCATCCGGACCGGTGACGACGGACTGACCGATCGCCAGCGGCGCATCCGGAACTTCATCGCAGAGTCGACCGAGGCCAGGGGATACCCGCCGTCGATGCGCGAGATCGGCCAGGCGGTGGGGCTGTCGAGTACCTCGTCCGTCGCCCACCAGCTGACCGCCATGGAACGCAAGGGCGCCTTGCGGCGAGACCCGCACCGCCCCCGGGCCTACGTCGTTGCCAGGACCGCAACGTCCTCGACCGACGCTTCGACGATCGGACCCTTCCCTGACGTCGTGCACGCGCCGCTGGTCGGCCGCATTGCCGCTGGCGCGCCGATCACCGCAGAGCAGCACGTGGACGACGTGTTCGCCCTGCCCCGCCGGATCGTCGGCGACGGTGACCTCTTCATCCTCACCGTGTCCGGCAACTCCATGATCGACGCACAGATCACCGACGGCGACCAGGTCGTCGTTCGCTCGCAGCCCGACGCCAACAACGGCGACATCGTCGCCGCGATGATCGACGGGGAAGCCACGGTGAAGCGGTTCAAGCGAAACGGCGCCGAGGTCTGGCTGATACCGGAGAATAAGGACTACCAGCCGATCTGTGGCCGTGAGGCCACCATCCTCGGCAAGGTCACCGCTGTCATGCGGCGCCTGTAG
- a CDS encoding DNA polymerase Y family protein, producing MPPPYVLRVHAHLPPNTDVDLYPQLLDLLETITPTVQALQPDAADIEIGSALRFFDRTAHGLAQLVRLRTLALLGLNVTIGGGRSRMIAAMAADATAPGALTCIDPTDPATHAFLRPRPIAALYGAGPTTAATFIRYGITTIGQLADTPLLTVQKILGTATGRLLHERAHGIDPRPVLRLQPEQSCSAGIDFPHDELDPDHHRQAVRHLAEQLGFRMRGEDQVTRRLALTVRYADHSSTHRTRTLPEATNHTVQLARTAYDLYATLALQRARVRGFALRAEALGPADGAHHQLTFDPADHKARLLEAAADQARNRFGSTAVRSAALAPPPAARRRDVRPPA from the coding sequence ATGCCTCCGCCCTACGTCCTGCGCGTCCACGCCCACCTGCCCCCCAACACCGACGTCGACCTCTACCCTCAGCTCCTCGACCTCCTGGAGACCATCACCCCCACCGTCCAGGCCCTGCAGCCCGACGCCGCCGACATCGAGATCGGCAGCGCCCTGCGCTTCTTCGACCGCACCGCTCACGGACTCGCCCAGCTCGTCCGGCTGCGGACCCTGGCCCTCCTCGGCCTCAACGTGACCATCGGAGGCGGCAGATCCCGCATGATCGCGGCCATGGCCGCAGACGCCACCGCCCCCGGAGCCCTCACCTGCATCGACCCCACCGACCCCGCTACCCACGCCTTCCTCCGCCCCCGTCCGATCGCCGCCCTGTACGGCGCGGGCCCCACCACCGCGGCGACCTTCATCCGCTACGGCATCACCACCATCGGCCAGCTCGCCGACACCCCGCTCCTGACCGTGCAGAAGATCCTCGGCACAGCCACCGGCCGCCTCCTGCACGAGCGCGCCCACGGCATCGACCCGCGCCCCGTACTGCGCCTGCAGCCCGAACAGTCCTGCTCCGCCGGCATCGACTTCCCCCACGACGAACTCGACCCCGACCACCACCGCCAAGCCGTCCGGCACCTTGCCGAACAGCTCGGCTTCCGCATGCGCGGCGAAGACCAGGTCACCCGGCGCCTCGCGCTGACCGTCCGCTACGCCGACCACAGCAGCACTCACCGCACCCGCACCCTGCCCGAAGCCACCAACCACACCGTGCAGCTCGCCCGCACGGCCTACGACCTCTACGCCACCCTCGCCCTCCAACGAGCCCGGGTACGCGGCTTCGCACTCCGCGCCGAAGCCCTCGGCCCCGCCGACGGCGCCCACCACCAACTCACCTTCGACCCTGCCGACCACAAGGCCCGCCTGCTCGAAGCCGCCGCCGACCAGGCACGCAACCGATTCGGCTCCACCGCCGTACGCTCCGCCGCCCTCGCGCCGCCGCCGGCCGCGCGCCGCCGCGATGTCAGACCCCCGGCCTAG